A genomic window from Chaetodon auriga isolate fChaAug3 chromosome 13, fChaAug3.hap1, whole genome shotgun sequence includes:
- the LOC143330183 gene encoding dedicator of cytokinesis protein 9 isoform X7, translating to MATPAHPETRRFTRGLGKPGTAAELRQSVSEVVRTSVLVVKPKVIEPLDYENVLVQRKTQILSDVLRDMLQFPLEDFEISTLRRQGRTLYPTVPENAEREAQSLFVQECIKTYKSDWHVVNYKYEDYSGDFRQIPNKVSRPDKLAVHVFEVDEDVDKDEDTASLGSQKGGISKHGWLYKGNMNSAISVTMRSFKRRYFHLTQLGDGSYNLNFYKDEKISKEPKGTIFLDSCMGVVQNNKVRRFAFELKMQDKSTYLLASDSEGEMEDWINTLNKILHSSFEIAMQEKRNGDIHDDDDLGKSDSSSGSMDSFQSTRDIESRMRSETRLKLFTLDPDTQKLDFSGIEPDVKQFEEKFGKRVLVNCNDLSFNLQSCVAENEEGPTTNVEPFYVTLSLFDIQNGRKISSDFHVDLNHPSVRGMVPNNASQYMNGGVDAHPDGQRLVHGVPEAAMQYPRQGVFSVTCPHPDIFLVARIEKVLQGGINHCAEPYMKSSDSTKVAQKVLKNAKLACSRLGQYRMPFAWAARPLFKDASGTLDKSARFSALYRQDSNKLSNDDMLKLLADFRKPEKMAKLPVILGNLDVTIDNVAPDLTNCVTSSYIPVKQFDVSEKTNIFFEVEEFVPCIAKCSQPFTIYNNHLYVYPKHLKYDSQKSFAKARNIAVCIEFKDTDEEEAVSLKCIYGRPGGPLFTKKAFAAVLHHQHNPEFYDEYKIELPTQLHEKHHLLFTFYHVSCDSNSKASTKKRDLVEAQVGYAWLPLLKDGRVITNENHIPVAANLPAGYLNCQEGASKHSGPEVKWVDGGKPLFKVSAHLVSTIYTQDQHLHNFFHHCQSSAPAPQVSGGELVKYLKSLHAMESHVMINFLPTVLNQLFRVLTSATQEDVAVNVTRVMIHIVAQCHEEGLEHYLRSYVKFVFKTEPYTSSTTRTVHEELAKAMTAILKPSTDFLTSNKLLKYSWYFFEALVKSMAQYLIESCKVKLSRNQRFSASFHHTVETLVNMMMPHITQKYKDNLDAARNANHSLAVFIKRCFNLMDRGFAFKQINNYINCFMTGDPKTLFEFRFEFLRVVCNHEHYVPLNLPMPFGKGRILRFQDLQLDYSLTDDFCRNHFLVGLLLREVNAALQEFREIRQIAIQVLKSLMIKHTFDDRYTSKSQQARLATLYLPLFGLLQENVNRLNVKEVSPFPINHSNNNGREDSLLTNALMTPPRSSTFLDTSLHKDVFGVISGTSSPHTSSTPNINSVRHADSRGSLISTDSGNSLPERNVDKGNSLDKNQPASALGSNLLRCDKLDQAEIKSLLMCFLHVLKSMSEDALFTYWNKASSAELMDFFTLVEVCLYQFRYMGKRYIASVRKISSILGISVDHAYSHSDADVLNQSLLEANIATEVCLTVLDTLSIFIMGFKTQLCSDHGHSPLMKKVFEVHLCFLRINQSETALKQVFTSLRTFIYKFPCTFFEGRADMCAAFCYEILKCCNSKLSSIRSDAAHLLYFLMKSNFDYTGRKSFVRTHLQVVIAVSQLIADVIGIGSTRFQQSLSIINNCANSDKTIKNTAFPSDVKDLTKRIRTVLMATAQMKEHERDPEMLVDLQYSLAKSYASTPELRKTWLDSMARIHVKNGDLSEAAMCYVHVAALVAEYLRRKGMIKQGCSAFRVVTPNTDEEAAMMEDVGMQDVHFNEDVLMELLEECADGLWKAERYELISDIYKLIIPIYEKRRDFEKLAHLYDTLHRAYSKVTEVMHTGKRLLGTFFRVAFFGQGFFEDEDGKEYIYKEPKFTPLSEISQRLLKLYSDKFGQENVKMIQDSGRINPKDLDSKYAYIQVTHVTPYLEEKELVDRKTDFEKSHNIRRFVFEMPFTISGKKQGGVEEQCKRRTILTTTHCFPYVKKRIAVMYQHHTDLSPIEVAIDEMSKKVAEIKQLCSSSEVDMIRLQLKLQGSISVQVNAGPLAYARAFLDDASAKKYPDNKVKQLKEVFRHFVEACGHGLGINERLIKEDQQEYHDEMKANYRDLARELSIIMHEQISPVEDGMKSVLPDSLHIFNAISGTPTSAIIQGIPSSSSVV from the exons GTGAAACCAAAGGTGATCGAGCCGCTCGACTACGAAAATGTGCTGgtgcagagaaagacacagatcCTCAGTGATGTCCTCAGAGACATGCTGCAGTTCCCCCTGGAGGACTTTGAG atTTCAACTTTGAGGCGGCAAGGGAGGACACTCTACCCTACAGTGCCTGAAAATGCAGAACGAGAGGCCCAGAGTTTGTTTGTTCAAGAG tGCATTAAGACCTATAAGTCTGACTGGCATGTCGTCAACTACAAGTATGAGGACTATTCTGGAGACTTTCGACAGATTCCAAA CAAAGTGTCCAGGCCTGATAAACTGGCTGTCCATGTGTTTGAAGTGGACGAGGATGTTGACAAAGATGAG GATACAGCCTCCCTGGGATCCCAGAAAGGGGGGATTTCCAAACATGGCTGGCTCTACAAAGGCAACATGAACAGTGCCATCAGCGTCACTATGAGG tcattCAAGAGGAGATATTTCCATCTCACCCAGCTTGGAGATGGCTCTTACAATCTGAACTTCTACAAGGATGAGAAGATCTCCAAAGAGCCCAAAGGAACCATTTTCTTGGACTCCTGTATGGGTGTGGTTCAG AACAACAAGGTTCGGCGGTTTGCTTTCGAGCTGAAGATGCAGGATAAGAGCACCTACCTGCTGGCTTCGGACAgcgagggagagatggaggattGGATCAACACGCTCAACAAGATCTTACACAGCAGCTTCGAGATTGCCATGCAGGAGAAAAGGAACGGAGACATTCATGATG ATGATGATCTTGGAAAGTCAGACAGCTCCTCTGGCAGTATGGACAGCTTTCAG agTACAAGAGATATAGAGTCTAGGATGAGGAGCGAGACCAGACTGAAGCTGTTCACCCTGGATCCTGACACACAG AAACTAGATTTCTCAGGAATAGAGCCGGATGTGAAGCAGTTTGAGGAGAAGTTTGGCAAGCGAGTCCTGGTGAACTGCAATGACCTCTCGTTCAATCTGCAAAGCTGCGTGGCCGAGAACGAGGAAGGACCAACAACAAAC gtgGAGCCATTTTATGTCACCCTGTCACTGTTCGACATCCAGAATGGCAGGAAGATCTCCTCTGACTTCCACGTGGACTTAAACCACCCGTCTGTCAGGGGCATGGTGCCCAATAACGCCAGTCAGTATATGAATGGAGGAGTGGACGCCCATCCTGATGGCCAGCGTTTGGTCCACGGCGTGCCAGAGGCTGCCATGCAGTACCCAAGACAG GGGGTGTTCTCTGTAACATGCCCCCACCCAGATATCTTCCTGGTGGCTCGCATAGAGAAGGTGCTTCAGGGGGGGATCAACCACTGTGCTGAGCCGTACATGAAGAGTTCAGACTCCACCAAG GTGGCACAGAAGGTCCTGAAAAATGCCAAGCTGGCATGTAGCCGGTTGGGCCAGTACAGGATGCCTTTTGCCTGGGCAGCACG GCCTTTGTTCAAAGACGCTTCAGGGACGCTGGACAAAAGCGCTCGTTTCTCCGCTCTGTACAGGCAGGACAGCAACAAGCTGTCCAATGACGATATGCTCAAGCTGCTGGCTGATTTCAGAAA GCCGGAGAAGATGGCCAAGCTGCCTGTAATCCTCGGAAACCTCGATGTTACCATTGACAATGTAGCCCCTGACTTGACAA ATTGTGTTACCTCATCCTACATCCCTGTGAAGCAGTTTGATGTCAGTGAGAAGACCAACATCTTCTTTGAAGTGGAGGAATTTGTGCCATGCATAGCCAAATGCTCTCAGCCTTTCACCATCTACAACAATCACCTCTATGTCTACCCCAAGCATTTGAAGTACGACAGCCAAAAGTCGTTCGCAAAG GCTAGAAACATTGCTGTCTGCATTGAGTTCAAGGacacagatgaagaagaggcTGTTTCACTGAAG TGCATCTACGGCCGACCTGGAGGACCCTTGTTTACCAAAAAAGCCTTTGCTGCAGTCTTACATCACCAGCACAACCCTGAATTCTACGATGAG TATAAGATTGAGCTGCCAACTCAGCTCCACGAGAAGCATCATCTGCTCTTCACCTTCTACCATGTCAGCTGTGACAGCAACAGCAAGGCCAGCACCAAAAAGAGAGACCTGGTTGAGGCTCAAG tGGGTTACGCCTGGCTCCCCCTGCTGAAGGATGGCCGGGTAATCACGAATGAGAACCACATCCCTGTGGCTGCCAACCTGCCTGCTGGATACCTCAACTGTCAGGAGGGGGCCAGCAAG CATTCAGGTCCTGAAGTTAAATGGGTGGATGGAGGCAAGCCTTTATTTAAGGTGTCCGCTCACCTCGTGTCCACCATCTACACTCAG GATCAACATTTGCACAATTTCTTTCATCACTGTCAGAGCAGTGCACCTGCGCCCCAGGTGTCAGGAGGAGAACTGGTCAAATACCTGAAG AGTCTGCATGCCATGGAGAGTCACGTGATGATCAACTTTCTGCCCACCGTCCTCAATCAGCTGTTTAGGGTGCTCACCAGTGCCACTCAAGAGGACGTGGCCGTCAATGTCACCAG AGTCATGATTCACATTGTTGCCCAGTGCCATGAGGAAGGGTTGGAGCACTACCTGAGATCATATGTGAAG TTTGTATTCAAGACTGAGCCATACACGTCCTCCACCACCCGAACGGTGCATGAGGAGCTGGCTAAAGCCATGACTGCTATCCTGAAGCCTTCCACTGACTTCCTCACAAGTAACAAGCTCCTCAAG TACTCCTGGTATTTCTTTGAAGCCTTAGTCAAGTCCATGGCTCAGTACTTGATTGAAAGCTGTAAAGTGAAG CTGTCCAGGAATCAGCGCTTCTCTGCATCCTTCCATCACACTGTGGAGACTCTGGTCAACATGATGATGCCACACATCACTCAGAAATACAAAGACAACCTGGATGCCGCCAGGAACGCCAACCACAGCCTGGCAGTCTTCATCAAG CGCTGTTTCAACCTGATGGACAGAGGCTTTGCGTTCAAGCAGATCAACAACTACATCAACTGTTTTATGACCGGAGACCCAAAG acGCTGTTTGAGTTCAGGTTTGAGTTCCTGCGTGTCGTGTGCAACCACGAGCACTACGTCCCCTTAAACCTGCCCATGCCATTTGGGAAAGGAAGGATACTGAGATTTCAAG aCCTCCAGCTGGATTACTCACTGACAGATGACTTCTGCAGGAACCACTTCCTGGTCGGGCTGCTGCTCAGGGAGGTCaatgcagctctgcaggagtTCAGGGAGATTCGTCAGATAGCCATCCAGGTGCTGAAGAGCCTGATGATAAAGCACACATTTGATGACCGCTACACCTCCAAA agccAGCAGGCCAGGTTGGCCACTCTGTACTTGCCCTTGTTTGGTCTGCTCCAGGAGAACGTCAACAGGCTGAATGTCAAGGAAGTATCTCCGTTCCCCATTAACCACTCCAACAAT AACGGAAGAGAAGATTCACTTCTCACCAACGCCTTGATGACACCTCCCAGGTCCAGCACCTTTCTGGACACCAGTTTGCACAAAGACGTTTTTGGAGTCATCTCCGGCACCT CTTCACCTCACACATCGTCAACCCCCAACATTAACTCCGTGCGCCACGCAGACTCTCGCGGCTCACTCATCAGCACTGATTCTGGCAACAGCCTGCCTGAGAGGAACGTCGACAAGGGCAACTCTCTGGACAAG AATCAGCCTGCTTCAGCCCTGGGCAGTAATCTCCTGCGATGTGATAAACTGGACCAGGCAGAGATCAAGAGCCTCCTCATGTGCTTCTTACATGTGCTCAAAAGCATGTCTGAGG ACGCTCTGTTCACGTACTGGAACAAGGCTTCATCTGCTGAGTTAATGGACTTCTTCACTCTAGTCGA AGTGTGCCTCTACCAGTTCAGATACATGGGGAAGAGATACATCGCAAG tgtaagAAAGATTTCAAGTATTCTTGGAATATCTGTAGACCATG CCTACAGTCACTCGGATGCAGACGTGTTAAATCAGTCACTGCTGGAGGCCAACATCGCCACCGAAGTGTGCCTGACTGTCCTAGACACACTAAGTATCTTCATCATGGGATTCAAG ACCCAACTGTGCTCTGACCATGGCCACAGTCCACTAATGAAGAAGGTGTTTGAAGTCCACCTCTGTTTCCTGCGCATCAATCAGTCAGAGACGGCCCTCAAACAGGTCTTCACTTCACTGCGCACCTTCATCTACAAG TTTCCCTGCACGTTCTTTGAAGGCCGCGCTGACATGTGCGCCGCTTTCTGCTATGAGATCTTGAAGTGTTGTAACTCCAAGCTGAGCTCCATTCGCAGCGATGCAGCCCATCTGCTCTACTTCCTCATGAAGAGCAACTTTGACTACACGGGTCGCAAGTCATTTGTCCGGACACACTTGCAG GTGGTGATTGCTGTCAGTCAGTTGATAGCTGATGTGATCGGTATTGGAAGTACCCGCTTCCAGCAGTCTCTGTCAATAATCAACAACTGTGCCAACAGTGACAAAACCATTAAG AACACAGCTTTCCCATCAGATGTGAAGGACCTGACCAAACGAATCAGAACAGTTCTGATGGCCACGGCTCAGATGAAGGAGCACGAGAGAGATCCAGAGATGCTGGTGGACCTGCAGTACAGCCTTGCCAAGTCTTACGCCAGCACGCCTGAACTGCGCAAGACCTGGCTAGACAGCATGGCCCGAATCCATGTGAAAAACGGAGACCTGTCAGAG GCAGCCATGTGCTATGTGCACGTTGCAGCACTTGTGGCAGAATACCTGCGGAGAAAAG GCATGATCAAACAGGGCTGCTCAGCTTTCCGTGTCGTGACTCCAAACACTGATGAAGAAGCAGCGATGATGGAGGACGTCGGCATGCAGGACGTCCATTTCAATGAG GATGTCCTAATGGAGCTTTTGGAGGAGTGTGCAGATGGACTGTGGAAAGCTGAACGTTACGAGCTCATCTCTGACATCTACAAGCTCATAATCCCCATTTATGAGAAGCGCAGGGACTTTGAG AAACTGGCCCACCTGTATGACACGCTGCACCGTGCATACAGCAAAGTGACGGAGGTCATGCACACGGGCAAGAGATTGCTCGGCACCTTCTTCAGAGTGGCTTTCTTTGGCCAG GGCTTCTTTGAAGATGAAGATGGCAAGGAGTACATCTACAAAGAACCCAAATTCACCCCTCTGTCAGAGATATCTCAGAGGCTCCTGAAGCTCTACTCTGACAAGTTTGGGCAGGAGAACGTGAAGATGATCCAGGACTCTGGAAGG ATTAACCCAAAAGACCTGGACTCTAAGTATGCGTACATCCAAGTGACACATGTGACCCCTTatctggaggagaaggagctggTGGACCGGAAGACAGACTTTGAGAAGAGCCACAATATCCGTCGCTTTGTGTTTGAGATGCCTTTCACCATATCAGGCAAAAAGCAAGGCGGGGTGGAGGAGCAGTGCAAACGCAGGACGATACTAACCA CCACACATTGTTTCCCCTACGTGAAGAAGCGTATCGCAGTGATGTACCAACACCACACTGACCTGAGTCCCATCGAGGTGGCCATTGATGAGATGAGCAAGAAGGTGGCCGAGATCAAacagctctgctcctccagTGAGGTGGACATGATCCGCCTGCAGCTCAAACTGCAGGGCAGCATCAGTGTCCAG GTAAATGCAGGGCCACTCGCATACGCCCGAGCTTTTCTGGACGATGCGAGCGCCAAGAAGTATCCTGATAACAAGGTCAAACAGTTGAAAGAGGTCTTCAG GCATTTTGTGGAGGCATGTGGTCACGGCTTGGGCATTAATGAGCGACTGATTAAAGAGGACCAACAGGAGTATCACGATGAGATGAAAGCCAACTACAGAGACTTAGCCAGAGAGCTGTCCATCATCATGCATGAGCAA